A single window of Nocardia sp. NBC_01327 DNA harbors:
- a CDS encoding glycosyltransferase 87 family protein, translated as MNERSGVADPAEKPAPAPNAARLSRQQIQLLAIAVVLFAVSAGISYAAKFWHGYIDLQVYRNGARAWLDNKDLYGPMPPVYGLGLPFTYPPLAALFFAPLAIMPLVISEWAVLATSVIALGVTLWVVLDRLRPSLPRATRLAVVIGGVGLLELLEPIRQTYGFGQINLVLMAAIALDCLVRKPFWPRGMLIGIAVSVKLTPAGYLLYFLLRKDWKGAATLVLSTAGAVIVGFALFPHDSVQYWFHTISDTGRIGPPWFAGNQSLKGFAYRLGFSDSVATLIWLVLSVLAVVLAAIWMKRLFSVGANAAALLVNAGAVLLVSPVSWSHHWVWVAPALLVAADAIARGRRNPAFLTAVGVATVMFAIGPQWLLPHDHDRELAWAWWQQIIGSSYVLFTLGAFIVAALMYHPMRGATEPRRA; from the coding sequence GTGAACGAACGATCCGGGGTGGCGGATCCGGCAGAGAAGCCTGCGCCCGCGCCCAACGCCGCCAGGCTGTCGCGGCAGCAGATACAGCTGCTCGCTATCGCCGTCGTGCTGTTCGCGGTGTCGGCGGGGATCAGCTACGCCGCCAAGTTCTGGCACGGATATATCGATCTGCAGGTGTACCGCAACGGTGCGCGGGCCTGGCTCGACAACAAGGATCTCTACGGTCCGATGCCACCGGTCTACGGACTCGGACTGCCGTTCACCTATCCCCCGCTGGCCGCGCTGTTCTTCGCGCCGCTGGCGATCATGCCGCTCGTGATCTCCGAGTGGGCGGTGCTGGCGACCTCGGTCATCGCACTGGGCGTGACGCTGTGGGTGGTGCTGGACCGGCTGCGGCCGAGCCTGCCGCGGGCGACCCGGCTGGCCGTGGTGATCGGCGGCGTGGGCCTGCTGGAGCTGCTGGAACCGATTCGCCAGACCTACGGGTTCGGGCAGATCAATCTGGTGCTGATGGCCGCCATCGCCCTGGATTGCCTGGTGCGCAAGCCGTTCTGGCCGCGCGGCATGCTGATCGGCATCGCGGTGTCGGTGAAGCTGACGCCCGCCGGCTATCTGCTGTACTTCCTGCTGCGCAAGGACTGGAAGGGCGCCGCCACGCTGGTGCTCTCCACCGCCGGTGCGGTCATCGTGGGTTTCGCACTGTTCCCGCATGATTCGGTGCAGTACTGGTTCCACACCATCTCCGATACCGGGCGCATCGGGCCGCCCTGGTTCGCGGGCAATCAATCGCTGAAGGGTTTCGCCTACCGGCTGGGTTTCTCCGATTCGGTGGCGACGCTCATCTGGCTGGTGCTGTCGGTGCTGGCCGTCGTACTCGCCGCGATCTGGATGAAGCGCCTGTTCTCCGTCGGCGCGAACGCCGCCGCGCTACTGGTCAATGCCGGTGCCGTACTGCTGGTTTCGCCGGTGTCCTGGTCGCACCACTGGGTGTGGGTCGCACCGGCGCTGCTGGTGGCCGCCGATGCGATTGCCCGTGGTCGCCGCAATCCGGCGTTCCTCACCGCGGTGGGCGTGGCGACCGTCATGTTCGCCATCGGCCCGCAGTGGTTGCTGCCGCACGATCACGATCGGGAACTGGCCTGGGCCTGGTGGCAGCAGATCATCGGGAGCAGCTATGTGCTGTTCACGCTGGGCGCCTTCATCGTCGCGGCCCTGATGTACCACCCGATGCGAGGGGCTACCGAGCCTCGTCGGGCGTGA
- a CDS encoding YiaA/YiaB family inner membrane protein — translation MSTTSAQTKSTNAFLAQAAIAFGISFSANTIGIVYLPLDIWQRGFLLMTTLFLVSSCFTLAKVVRDQHESSKVHSRIDEARLEKLMAEHDPFKVAG, via the coding sequence ATGAGCACCACCAGCGCACAGACCAAGAGCACCAACGCCTTTCTGGCCCAGGCTGCCATTGCGTTCGGAATCAGCTTCTCCGCCAACACCATCGGCATCGTCTATCTGCCCCTGGACATCTGGCAGCGCGGATTCCTCCTGATGACCACCCTTTTCCTGGTGAGCAGCTGCTTCACCCTCGCGAAAGTGGTCCGCGACCAACACGAATCCTCGAAGGTGCACAGCCGCATCGACGAAGCCCGCCTGGAAAAGCTGATGGCAGAACACGACCCGTTCAAAGTCGCCGGTTAG
- a CDS encoding YhgE/Pip domain-containing protein, with protein sequence MASTDTSESSTTPRRLTPFRWAFPIVVVTLLASLLGVMYLDYIVDPEKNLHDFPIALVNQDVGDDLSTGGPAKHVNFGDQVTDGLRKAVPADKIDLRVLGINEAQLQMQSAQVYGTIIIPSDFSKRLGILGVGSVVPGDITRPVITLQTNPRTGAFGTTIVQKFGAQALTQVNTQVGQQLTDQVKTTLTPPPGGPPAPDLSAATMITLAQPLNIVVDQFRPLPGGSGEGLTAFFYSLLLLLAGMVGAMIIHQLIDSALGFIPTEWGPWYVHNSRAPISRTRTLLLKWSAVVVMAVAVSAALLGIGSALGMPIDRPLLLFLYGAFVITAVGVTCTSVLAAVGTAGLIINLIIFIILGLPSSGGTVPIEATPKYFGWLASFEPMHQVFLGTRSILYFYGGGTAGLSRGLWMSTLGLAIGLVLGLVITRFYDRRGLDRKPAGAVA encoded by the coding sequence GTGGCGAGCACCGACACTTCGGAATCGAGTACGACCCCTCGGCGTCTGACCCCTTTCAGGTGGGCATTCCCGATTGTGGTGGTCACGCTGCTGGCCTCGCTGCTGGGTGTGATGTATCTCGATTACATCGTCGATCCCGAGAAGAACCTGCACGATTTCCCTATCGCACTGGTGAATCAGGACGTCGGCGACGACCTGAGCACGGGCGGTCCGGCCAAGCACGTCAACTTCGGTGATCAGGTCACCGACGGCCTGCGCAAGGCGGTGCCCGCGGACAAGATCGATCTGCGCGTGCTCGGCATCAACGAGGCGCAGCTGCAGATGCAGTCGGCACAGGTGTACGGCACCATCATCATTCCGAGCGACTTCTCCAAGCGGCTCGGCATTCTCGGTGTGGGCAGTGTCGTCCCCGGGGACATCACGCGCCCGGTGATCACTCTGCAGACCAATCCGCGCACCGGCGCCTTCGGCACCACCATCGTGCAGAAGTTCGGCGCGCAAGCGCTCACGCAGGTGAACACGCAGGTCGGGCAGCAGCTGACCGATCAGGTGAAGACGACCCTGACACCTCCGCCGGGCGGCCCGCCCGCACCGGACCTGTCGGCGGCCACCATGATCACGCTGGCGCAGCCGCTGAATATCGTGGTCGACCAATTCCGGCCGCTGCCAGGCGGTTCCGGTGAGGGCCTGACCGCGTTCTTCTACAGCCTGCTCCTGCTGCTGGCCGGCATGGTCGGCGCGATGATCATCCATCAGCTCATCGATTCGGCCCTCGGCTTCATTCCGACGGAATGGGGTCCGTGGTACGTGCACAATTCGCGCGCACCGATTTCCCGCACGCGCACACTGCTGTTGAAGTGGTCGGCGGTGGTGGTGATGGCGGTCGCGGTCTCGGCCGCACTGCTCGGCATCGGGTCCGCGCTGGGCATGCCGATCGACCGGCCGCTGCTGCTTTTCCTCTACGGCGCGTTCGTGATCACCGCGGTCGGGGTCACCTGCACCTCGGTGCTCGCGGCGGTGGGCACCGCCGGCCTGATCATCAATCTGATCATCTTCATCATTCTGGGGCTGCCCTCCTCGGGCGGCACGGTACCGATCGAGGCGACGCCGAAGTACTTCGGCTGGCTGGCGAGTTTCGAACCCATGCACCAGGTGTTCCTGGGGACGCGGTCGATTCTGTATTTCTACGGCGGCGGCACGGCCGGACTCTCGCGTGGTCTGTGGATGTCCACGCTCGGCCTGGCCATCGGTCTCGTGCTGGGCCTGGTGATCACCCGCTTCTACGACCGCAGGGGCTTGGATCGCAAGCCCGCCGGCGCCGTCGCATAG
- a CDS encoding alpha/beta hydrolase, with product MFDPAQVLTRLRARGAALARRGWGRRIAVVAKRAEDIVDLNHTGLVVATVFFALSVTPSLLPRDWLFQGLISGVNAALGYGAGCVLQWLFRTWIRPRLTIGSPPEWVRYVLKVAVVLTCALVAAYMLVLSADWQREITGLMDMEGTTRAAYLRTGGLSVAVGALVVAVFRTLRELVRFIARQLSRWVRVPPKLAPATGVLLLTILIVTLFNGVASRAFFAVANSAFSVRNNQTTQFAVQPTLPERSGSPQSLAKWETLGFEGRWFVSHGPDPMLISAVTGKPARQPIRVYVGLQSAPPAPTEEDLAVAELQRTGAFDRKVLVITTTTGTGWVNSMSAAALEYMYGGDTAILASQYSYLPSVLSFLADRQKVAIAGRKMFDAVYRAWSARPPNARPKLLVYGESLGSQGSEAAFDGLADLRSKVDGALWVGPPNSNRLWQQFVSRRDPGTREVDPVYADGLVVRFAATAPDLDKPSPDWRRPRIAYLMHPSDPIVWWSPDLLFSQPDWLSEPRGSDVSPQMRWSPVVTFWQVAADLTNAQGVSDGHGHNYGSLVLDGWAAIAAPPDWTPELREKIRTQIELAEEYERVIK from the coding sequence GTGTTCGACCCCGCCCAGGTTCTGACGCGGCTGCGCGCTCGTGGCGCCGCGTTGGCCCGTCGTGGCTGGGGACGCCGGATTGCGGTGGTGGCCAAGCGCGCCGAGGACATCGTCGATCTCAATCACACCGGCCTGGTGGTCGCCACCGTCTTCTTCGCCCTGTCGGTCACGCCGTCGCTGCTGCCTCGCGACTGGCTCTTCCAGGGCCTGATCTCCGGTGTCAACGCGGCGCTCGGCTACGGCGCCGGCTGTGTGCTGCAGTGGTTGTTCCGCACGTGGATTCGGCCCCGGCTGACGATCGGCAGCCCGCCCGAGTGGGTCCGCTACGTCCTGAAGGTCGCGGTGGTGCTGACCTGCGCCCTGGTGGCCGCCTACATGCTGGTGCTGTCCGCGGACTGGCAGCGCGAGATCACCGGCCTGATGGATATGGAGGGCACCACCCGCGCCGCCTACCTGCGCACGGGCGGACTCAGCGTCGCCGTCGGCGCGCTCGTGGTGGCGGTGTTCCGCACTCTGCGAGAACTGGTGCGGTTCATCGCCCGTCAGCTCAGCCGCTGGGTGCGGGTGCCACCCAAGCTGGCGCCGGCCACCGGTGTGCTGCTGCTGACGATCCTCATCGTCACGCTCTTCAACGGTGTCGCCAGCCGCGCCTTCTTCGCGGTCGCCAACTCGGCGTTCAGTGTGCGCAACAATCAGACGACCCAGTTCGCGGTGCAGCCCACCCTGCCGGAACGCTCGGGCAGCCCGCAATCACTGGCCAAATGGGAGACCCTCGGTTTCGAGGGTCGCTGGTTCGTCTCGCACGGACCCGACCCCATGCTGATCAGCGCCGTCACCGGAAAGCCCGCGCGCCAGCCCATTCGGGTGTACGTGGGCCTGCAGTCCGCGCCCCCGGCCCCCACCGAGGAGGATCTGGCCGTCGCCGAACTGCAGCGCACGGGTGCCTTCGACCGCAAGGTGCTGGTCATCACCACGACCACCGGCACCGGCTGGGTGAACTCCATGAGCGCCGCCGCGCTCGAGTACATGTACGGCGGCGACACCGCCATTCTCGCCTCGCAGTACTCGTATCTGCCCAGCGTGCTGTCCTTCCTGGCGGACCGGCAGAAGGTGGCGATCGCGGGCAGGAAGATGTTCGACGCCGTCTACCGGGCGTGGTCGGCGCGCCCGCCGAACGCCCGGCCGAAACTGCTGGTCTACGGCGAGAGCCTGGGTTCGCAGGGTTCCGAGGCGGCCTTCGACGGTCTGGCCGATCTGCGCTCCAAGGTGGATGGCGCGCTGTGGGTGGGCCCGCCCAATTCGAATCGGCTGTGGCAGCAGTTCGTCTCTCGCCGCGATCCCGGCACCCGCGAGGTGGATCCGGTCTACGCGGACGGCCTGGTGGTCCGGTTCGCCGCCACCGCACCCGATCTGGACAAACCCTCACCCGATTGGCGGCGACCCCGCATCGCCTATCTCATGCACCCTTCCGACCCCATTGTCTGGTGGTCGCCGGATCTGCTGTTCTCCCAACCGGATTGGCTCTCCGAGCCGCGCGGCTCCGACGTCTCCCCGCAGATGCGCTGGTCGCCCGTGGTGACCTTCTGGCAGGTCGCCGCCGACCTCACCAACGCGCAGGGCGTCAGCGACGGCCACGGGCACAATTACGGCTCCCTGGTGCTGGACGGCTGGGCCGCCATCGCCGCCCCGCCGGACTGGACGCCGGAACTGCGCGAGAAGATCCGCACCCAGATCGAACTGGCCGAGGAATACGAGCGGGTGATCAAGTAG
- the purL gene encoding phosphoribosylformylglycinamidine synthase subunit PurL — protein sequence MTSHVDTVSNAAATSDSPQPYKELGLKDDEYARIKEILGRRPTDAELAMYSVMWSEHCSYKSSKVHLRYFGETTTEEMQKSMLAGIGENAGVVDIGDGWAVTFKVESHNHPSYVEPYQGAATGVGGIVRDIMAMGARPIAVMDQLRFGAADHPDTRRVVDGVVRGVGGYGNSLGLPNVGGETVFDASYQGNPLVNALCAGVMRVEDLKLAFASGEGNKIILFGARTGLDGIGGVSVLASDTFSGDESGSGRKKLPSVQVGDPFTEKVLIECCLELYHSGVVVGIQDLGGAGLSCATSELAAAGSGGMHIDLDQVPLRAANMTPAEILSSESQERMCAVVAPENVDRFMAICKKWETTATVIGEVTDGEHLEITWHGEVVVDVPPRTVAHHGPVYERPVQRPADQDALNADSTAALNRPKSGDELRATLLKMIASPQLCSRKWITEQYDRYVRGNTVLAEHADAGVIRIDEESGRGIALATDASGRYTKLDPYTGAQLALAEAFRNVATTGATPKAVTNCLNFGSPEDPGVMWQFQQAVRGLADGCVALGIPVTGGNVSFYNQTGQTAILPTPVVGVLGVIDDVHRRIPTGLGLEPGETLILLGETHDELDGSIWAQVEHDHLGGLPPKVDFAREQLLSEILTSGSRDGMISAAHDLSEGGLIQSVVEAALAGETGCRIIVPEGEDPFVTLFSESAGRVLVAVPRSEETRFTKMCSARDLPWVRIGVVDQGSDSVEVQGHFTATLEELRTAFEGTLPALFGHFEH from the coding sequence GTGACCAGCCACGTCGATACCGTCAGCAACGCCGCGGCCACCTCGGACAGCCCGCAGCCCTATAAGGAACTCGGCCTCAAGGACGACGAGTACGCCCGCATCAAGGAAATCCTGGGCCGCCGCCCCACGGATGCCGAGCTGGCCATGTACTCGGTGATGTGGTCCGAGCACTGCTCGTACAAGTCCTCGAAGGTGCACCTGCGCTACTTCGGTGAGACCACCACCGAGGAGATGCAGAAGTCGATGCTCGCCGGCATCGGTGAGAACGCCGGTGTGGTGGATATCGGCGACGGCTGGGCGGTCACCTTCAAGGTGGAGTCGCACAACCACCCCTCGTACGTGGAGCCCTATCAGGGTGCGGCCACCGGCGTCGGCGGCATCGTCCGCGACATCATGGCCATGGGAGCGCGCCCGATCGCGGTCATGGATCAGCTGCGTTTCGGTGCGGCGGATCACCCGGACACCCGGCGCGTCGTCGACGGCGTGGTGCGCGGTGTCGGCGGTTACGGCAATTCGCTCGGCCTGCCGAATGTGGGCGGCGAGACCGTCTTCGACGCGTCGTACCAGGGCAACCCGCTCGTGAACGCGCTGTGCGCGGGCGTCATGCGGGTCGAGGACCTGAAGCTGGCCTTCGCCTCCGGTGAGGGCAACAAGATCATTCTGTTCGGTGCGCGCACCGGCCTGGACGGCATCGGCGGCGTCTCGGTGCTCGCCTCCGACACCTTCTCCGGCGACGAATCCGGTTCGGGCCGTAAGAAACTCCCGAGCGTGCAGGTCGGCGACCCGTTCACCGAGAAGGTGCTCATCGAGTGCTGTCTCGAGCTGTACCACTCCGGCGTGGTCGTCGGCATCCAGGATCTCGGCGGCGCCGGTCTGTCCTGCGCCACCTCCGAGCTGGCCGCGGCCGGTTCCGGCGGTATGCACATCGACCTGGATCAGGTGCCGCTGCGCGCCGCCAATATGACTCCCGCCGAGATTCTTTCGAGCGAATCGCAGGAGCGCATGTGCGCCGTGGTCGCCCCGGAGAATGTGGATCGCTTCATGGCGATCTGCAAGAAGTGGGAGACCACCGCCACCGTCATCGGTGAGGTCACCGACGGCGAGCACCTCGAAATCACCTGGCACGGCGAGGTTGTGGTGGATGTGCCGCCGCGCACCGTCGCCCACCACGGCCCGGTGTACGAGCGCCCCGTGCAGCGCCCGGCCGACCAGGACGCCCTCAACGCGGATTCGACTGCCGCGCTGAACCGCCCGAAGTCCGGCGACGAACTGCGCGCCACCCTGCTGAAGATGATCGCCAGCCCGCAGCTGTGCTCGCGCAAGTGGATCACCGAGCAGTACGACCGCTACGTGCGCGGCAATACCGTGCTGGCCGAGCATGCCGATGCGGGCGTCATTCGCATCGACGAGGAGTCCGGCCGCGGTATCGCGCTGGCCACCGACGCCTCGGGCCGCTACACCAAGCTGGACCCGTACACCGGCGCGCAGCTGGCGCTGGCCGAGGCGTTCCGCAATGTGGCGACCACCGGCGCGACCCCGAAGGCCGTCACCAACTGCCTCAACTTCGGTTCCCCCGAGGATCCGGGCGTCATGTGGCAGTTCCAGCAGGCCGTGCGCGGTCTCGCGGACGGCTGTGTGGCGCTGGGCATTCCGGTCACCGGCGGCAATGTGTCCTTCTACAACCAGACCGGCCAGACCGCCATTCTGCCGACCCCCGTGGTCGGCGTGCTCGGCGTCATCGACGATGTGCACCGCCGCATCCCGACCGGCCTGGGCCTGGAGCCCGGCGAGACGCTCATCCTGCTCGGCGAGACCCACGACGAGCTGGACGGCTCCATCTGGGCGCAGGTCGAGCACGATCACCTCGGCGGTCTGCCGCCCAAGGTGGATTTCGCTCGTGAGCAGCTGCTTTCGGAGATCCTCACCTCCGGCAGCCGCGACGGCATGATCAGCGCCGCGCACGACCTGTCGGAGGGCGGGCTCATCCAGTCCGTCGTCGAGGCCGCGCTGGCCGGTGAAACCGGTTGCCGCATCATCGTTCCCGAGGGCGAGGACCCGTTCGTCACCCTGTTCTCCGAATCCGCCGGGCGCGTACTGGTCGCCGTCCCGCGCTCGGAGGAGACCCGCTTCACCAAGATGTGCTCCGCGCGCGATCTGCCGTGGGTGCGCATCGGCGTCGTCGACCAGGGCTCGGATTCGGTCGAGGTGCAGGGCCACTTCACCGCGACCCTGGAAGAACTCCGCACCGCCTTCGAAGGCACCCTCCCCGCCCTCTTCGGCCACTTCGAGCACTAG
- the purF gene encoding amidophosphoribosyltransferase: MTLPPAATTPDQPENEPREECGVFGVWAPGEDVAKLTYYGLYALQHRGQEAAGIAVSDGSQVLVFKDLGLVSQVFDEQTLAAMPGHVAVGHCRYSTTGSTSWENAQPIFRTTTVGTGIALGHNGNLVNTAELGSRARELGLISGRLAGPIAATSDSDVITALLAHAAADKTIEQAAMELLPTLEGAFCLTFMDEHTLYAARDPHGVRPLCLGRLDRGWVVASETAALDIVGASFVREIEPGELLAIDADGVRSLRFANPTPKGCVFEFVYLARPDSTISGRSVHATRVDIGRRLAIEHPVEGDLVIPVPESGTPAAVGYAQGSGVPYGQGLMKNAYVGRTFIQPSQTIRQLGIRLKLNPLREVIRGKRLIVVDDSIVRGNTQRALIRMLREAGALEIHVRIASPPVKWPCFYGIDFASRAELVANGAGPDGIEGTSIADMVEGVRRSIGADTLGYISLESMVAATEQPRSRLCCACFDGEYPIALPTEMALGKNVLESVLSGAKESDLLADNANASALSRP, from the coding sequence GTGACCCTGCCCCCCGCTGCCACCACCCCCGATCAGCCCGAAAACGAACCCCGCGAAGAGTGTGGAGTTTTCGGTGTCTGGGCCCCGGGCGAGGATGTGGCCAAGCTCACTTACTACGGACTCTATGCGCTGCAGCATCGCGGCCAGGAGGCAGCCGGTATCGCCGTCTCCGACGGTTCCCAGGTGCTGGTATTCAAGGATCTGGGCCTGGTGAGCCAGGTCTTCGATGAACAAACTCTCGCTGCAATGCCCGGCCACGTCGCGGTCGGGCATTGTCGTTATTCCACCACCGGCTCCACGAGCTGGGAGAACGCCCAGCCCATCTTCCGGACCACCACTGTGGGTACCGGAATTGCGCTGGGCCACAATGGAAATCTCGTCAATACCGCCGAATTGGGTTCGCGTGCACGGGAACTCGGTCTGATCAGCGGCCGGCTCGCCGGTCCGATCGCGGCCACCTCCGATTCGGATGTGATCACCGCGCTGCTCGCGCACGCCGCCGCCGACAAGACCATCGAGCAGGCCGCGATGGAGTTGCTGCCCACGCTGGAGGGCGCCTTCTGCCTCACCTTCATGGACGAGCACACGCTGTACGCCGCGCGTGATCCGCACGGGGTGCGCCCGCTCTGCCTCGGTCGCCTCGATCGTGGCTGGGTGGTCGCCAGTGAAACCGCTGCCCTCGATATCGTCGGCGCCTCCTTCGTCCGGGAGATCGAGCCCGGCGAACTGCTGGCGATCGACGCCGACGGGGTGCGCTCGCTGCGCTTCGCCAACCCGACCCCCAAGGGCTGCGTCTTCGAATTCGTGTACCTGGCCCGCCCGGACAGCACCATCTCCGGTCGCTCGGTGCATGCGACCCGCGTCGATATCGGCCGCCGCCTGGCCATCGAACATCCCGTCGAGGGCGATCTGGTCATTCCGGTCCCCGAATCGGGCACCCCGGCCGCCGTCGGTTACGCCCAGGGTTCGGGTGTGCCGTACGGGCAGGGCCTGATGAAGAACGCCTATGTGGGCCGCACCTTCATCCAGCCCAGCCAGACCATTCGCCAGCTCGGCATCCGGCTCAAGCTGAATCCGCTGCGCGAGGTGATCCGCGGTAAGCGGCTCATCGTGGTGGACGATTCCATCGTGCGCGGCAATACCCAGCGTGCGCTGATCCGGATGCTGCGGGAGGCGGGCGCGCTGGAGATCCACGTCCGCATCGCCTCGCCGCCGGTCAAGTGGCCGTGCTTCTACGGCATCGACTTCGCCTCGCGCGCGGAGTTGGTCGCCAACGGGGCCGGGCCGGACGGCATCGAGGGCACCAGCATCGCCGATATGGTGGAGGGTGTGCGCCGGTCCATCGGCGCCGACACCCTCGGCTACATCTCGCTGGAGAGCATGGTCGCCGCCACCGAACAGCCGCGCTCCCGACTGTGCTGCGCCTGCTTCGACGGCGAGTACCCGATCGCGCTGCCGACCGAGATGGCGCTGGGCAAGAACGTGCTGGAAAGCGTCCTCAGTGGCGCCAAGGAGTCGGACCTGTTGGCCGACAATGCGAATGCGAGCGCGCTCAGCCGCCCGTAG
- a CDS encoding sterol carrier family protein, with product MAGRGAVDPAAVRAALLAVREWLRDETAPAPARAELAAAVRGTARSLAADAPGGAVEVRVPPFVAVQCIEGLRHTRGTPPNVVETDPRTWLLLATGLLDFDAAVESGALTASGSRAADVARWLPIAQF from the coding sequence ATGGCAGGACGAGGTGCGGTGGATCCGGCGGCAGTGCGCGCGGCGCTGCTCGCGGTGCGGGAGTGGCTGCGCGACGAGACCGCTCCGGCTCCCGCGCGCGCCGAGCTGGCCGCGGCCGTCCGCGGCACCGCCCGATCGCTGGCCGCCGACGCACCGGGCGGGGCCGTCGAGGTGCGGGTGCCGCCCTTCGTCGCGGTGCAGTGCATCGAGGGATTGCGGCATACCCGGGGCACGCCGCCGAATGTCGTCGAAACCGATCCGCGCACCTGGCTGCTGCTCGCGACCGGTCTGCTGGATTTCGACGCCGCGGTCGAATCGGGCGCGCTCACGGCGTCCGGTTCGCGGGCCGCCGATGTGGCGCGCTGGTTGCCCATCGCCCAATTCTGA
- a CDS encoding CPBP family intramembrane glutamic endopeptidase — protein MSAAAISKAAAAVALPLLWSNRALPALRLGIRGRTVANTAFATGYALAFQGAPHWTSSGGRRVGAAAAGVVLAGYGAALAVPALRRHFAELADRGPEVSTAEWAGVHIPVGTVLSEELLYRATLTPLLEKTFGSRGTLLGALTFGLSHIRPARIAGDPVPGTVAVTTLAGLLLDRLYRRTASATAPALLHLALNAGGALTPVAARRGATAIPDPAGSAPRAAVADTPTRSH, from the coding sequence GTGAGCGCCGCCGCCATCTCGAAAGCCGCAGCCGCAGTGGCGCTTCCACTGCTGTGGAGCAATCGCGCGCTGCCCGCGCTGCGCCTGGGCATTCGCGGCCGCACGGTCGCGAACACCGCCTTCGCGACCGGCTATGCCCTGGCGTTCCAGGGCGCTCCGCACTGGACCTCGTCCGGCGGGCGCCGCGTCGGCGCCGCCGCGGCGGGTGTGGTGCTCGCAGGTTACGGTGCGGCACTTGCCGTTCCGGCGCTCCGGCGGCACTTCGCCGAACTCGCCGACCGCGGCCCCGAGGTCTCCACGGCGGAGTGGGCGGGTGTGCACATCCCCGTCGGCACCGTCCTGAGCGAGGAACTCCTCTACCGCGCCACCCTCACTCCGCTGCTCGAAAAAACCTTCGGGAGTCGTGGAACCCTGCTGGGCGCACTGACATTCGGCCTCTCGCATATCCGGCCCGCCCGCATCGCCGGTGACCCCGTTCCCGGAACGGTCGCGGTGACGACGCTGGCGGGGCTGCTGCTGGACCGGCTCTACCGCCGCACCGCGAGCGCTACCGCCCCGGCTCTGCTGCACCTAGCCCTGAATGCCGGCGGAGCCCTGACGCCAGTGGCCGCCCGCCGCGGTGCCACAGCCATACCAGACCCGGCCGGATCAGCACCGCGAGCAGCAGTAGCAGATACGCCCACACGATCACATTGA